In the genome of Physeter macrocephalus isolate SW-GA chromosome 20, ASM283717v5, whole genome shotgun sequence, one region contains:
- the ZNF365 gene encoding protein ZNF365 isoform X2, with product MQQKAFEESRYPWQESFENVAVCLPFRCPRCGDHTRFRSLSSLRAHLEFSHSYQERTLLTKCSLFPSLKDTHLVTSSEPLKQGKLQSCGNTVKQKPSYVNLCSISHEHCKDRKPFEVVAERPVSYVQTYTTVDLRADSLDGPRSSPGLPTSDTKAAFEAHVREKFNQMVEAVDRTIEKRIDKLTKELAQKTAELLEVRAAFVQLTQKKQEVQRRERALNRQVDVAVEMIAALRQRLTESEEELLRKEEEVVTFNHFLEAAAEKEVQGKARLQDFIENLLHRVELAEKQLEYYHSQQAAGLRRDISEHVAQRPRPMGPAAPRHAGSSRTRA from the exons ATGCAACAGAAGGCTTTTGAGGAAAGCAGATACCCCTGGCAGGAGTCCTTTGAGAATGTCGCTGTGTGCCTGCCATTCCGCTGCCCGAGGTGTGGGGACCATACCAGATTTAGAAGCCTGTCCTCATTGAGGGCCCATCTGGAATTCAGTCACAGCTACCAGGAAAGAACCCTCTTGACAAAATGCAGCCTCTTTCCGTCCCTCAAAGACACACACCTAGTCACTTCCTCAGAACCCCTGAAACAGGGAAAATTGCAGAGCTGTGGCAACACAGTGAAGCAGAAACCGAGCTATGTTAACTTGTGTAGCATTTCGCATGAACACTGCAAGGACAGGAAGCCATTTGAGGTGGTGGCAGAGAGGCCTGTGTCCTATGTGCAGACCTACACTACGGTAGACCTACGTGCAGACTCGCTGGATGGCCCGAGGTCCAGTCCTGGCCTTCCCACCTCAGACACCAAAGCAGCTTTCGAGGCACATGTCAGAGAAAAATTCAATCAGATGGTCGAGGCCGTGGACAGGACCATTGAGAAGAGAATCGATAAACTCACCAAAGAGCTGGCCCAGAAAACGGCTGAACTGTTGGAAGTTCGGGCAGCTTTTGTGCAGCTGACTCAGAAAAAGCAGGAAGTGCAGAGGCGAGAGCGGGCCCTGAATAGACAGGTGGATGTGGCCGTGGAGATGATCGCAGCGCTGAGGCAACGCCTGACGGAATCCGAAGAGGAGCTTCTCAGGAAAGAAGA AGAAGTGGTTACATTCAACCATTTCCTGGAAGCAGCCGCTGAGAAGGAGGTTCAAGGGAAAGCTCGGCTCCAGGACTTTATTGAGAACCTGCTGCACCGGGTAGAACTGGCGGAAAAGCAGTTGGAGTACTATCACAGCCAGCAGGCCGCTGGCCTCCGCCGGGACATCAGTGAGCACGTG
- the ZNF365 gene encoding protein ZNF365 isoform X3 translates to MQQKAFEESRYPWQESFENVAVCLPFRCPRCGDHTRFRSLSSLRAHLEFSHSYQERTLLTKCSLFPSLKDTHLVTSSEPLKQGKLQSCGNTVKQKPSYVNLCSISHEHCKDRKPFEVVAERPVSYVQTYTTVDLRADSLDGPRSSPGLPTSDTKAAFEAHVREKFNQMVEAVDRTIEKRIDKLTKELAQKTAELLEVRAAFVQLTQKKQEVQRRERALNRQVDVAVEMIAALRQRLTESEEELLRKEEEVVTFNHFLEAAAEKEVQGKARLQDFIENLLHRVELAEKQLEYYHSQQAAGLRRDISEHVKPRAPTFCV, encoded by the exons ATGCAACAGAAGGCTTTTGAGGAAAGCAGATACCCCTGGCAGGAGTCCTTTGAGAATGTCGCTGTGTGCCTGCCATTCCGCTGCCCGAGGTGTGGGGACCATACCAGATTTAGAAGCCTGTCCTCATTGAGGGCCCATCTGGAATTCAGTCACAGCTACCAGGAAAGAACCCTCTTGACAAAATGCAGCCTCTTTCCGTCCCTCAAAGACACACACCTAGTCACTTCCTCAGAACCCCTGAAACAGGGAAAATTGCAGAGCTGTGGCAACACAGTGAAGCAGAAACCGAGCTATGTTAACTTGTGTAGCATTTCGCATGAACACTGCAAGGACAGGAAGCCATTTGAGGTGGTGGCAGAGAGGCCTGTGTCCTATGTGCAGACCTACACTACGGTAGACCTACGTGCAGACTCGCTGGATGGCCCGAGGTCCAGTCCTGGCCTTCCCACCTCAGACACCAAAGCAGCTTTCGAGGCACATGTCAGAGAAAAATTCAATCAGATGGTCGAGGCCGTGGACAGGACCATTGAGAAGAGAATCGATAAACTCACCAAAGAGCTGGCCCAGAAAACGGCTGAACTGTTGGAAGTTCGGGCAGCTTTTGTGCAGCTGACTCAGAAAAAGCAGGAAGTGCAGAGGCGAGAGCGGGCCCTGAATAGACAGGTGGATGTGGCCGTGGAGATGATCGCAGCGCTGAGGCAACGCCTGACGGAATCCGAAGAGGAGCTTCTCAGGAAAGAAGA AGAAGTGGTTACATTCAACCATTTCCTGGAAGCAGCCGCTGAGAAGGAGGTTCAAGGGAAAGCTCGGCTCCAGGACTTTATTGAGAACCTGCTGCACCGGGTAGAACTGGCGGAAAAGCAGTTGGAGTACTATCACAGCCAGCAGGCCGCTGGCCTCCGCCGGGACATCAGTGAGCACGTG